A window of Haliscomenobacter hydrossis DSM 1100 contains these coding sequences:
- a CDS encoding helix-turn-helix domain-containing protein yields MKLYIKYMLSNRCKMAVKEELKKLGLHFVVVDLGEVEIMEELSAEQHRQLRAGLLGIGLELMEDKKGVLIEKIKKAISDMLNQSEETDKVNFSDFLSEKLDQEYTFLANLFSEVQGITIAQYIIARKVELIKDLILFDQLSITEIAWKMNYSSVAHLSNQFKKVTGLTPSQFKQLKNKKRNPVEEIETLNDIRQ; encoded by the coding sequence TTGAAGCTATACATCAAGTACATGTTGAGCAACCGCTGCAAAATGGCGGTAAAAGAAGAGTTGAAAAAACTGGGGCTGCACTTTGTCGTGGTTGACTTGGGTGAAGTTGAGATCATGGAAGAGCTCTCCGCTGAACAGCACAGGCAGCTGCGTGCGGGGCTACTTGGCATCGGACTGGAACTGATGGAGGATAAAAAAGGCGTCCTGATCGAGAAAATAAAAAAGGCCATTTCTGACATGCTGAATCAGAGCGAGGAGACTGACAAAGTGAATTTTTCGGATTTTTTAAGCGAAAAATTAGATCAGGAATACACTTTTCTGGCCAATCTTTTTTCGGAAGTACAGGGCATTACCATCGCACAATACATCATTGCCCGCAAAGTTGAACTGATCAAAGATTTGATCCTGTTTGATCAGCTCAGTATTACTGAAATTGCCTGGAAAATGAATTACAGCAGTGTGGCTCATTTGTCCAACCAGTTTAAAAAAGTTACCGGACTAACTCCTTCTCAGTTTAAACAATTGAAGAACAAAAAGCGAAACCCGGTTGAAGAAATTGAAACCTTAAACGACATCCGCCAATAA
- a CDS encoding YtxH domain-containing protein, whose product MGIGKVLTGILAGVAVGTTIGILYAPDKGTATRKKISQKSNKYVEDLSQKFNDFVDSINKKIETVSDEVSRMAHNGKAKVEEVEKELTSTANSFKTR is encoded by the coding sequence ATGGGTATAGGAAAAGTATTGACAGGCATATTGGCTGGAGTTGCCGTAGGCACTACGATTGGGATCTTGTATGCTCCCGATAAAGGTACCGCTACTCGGAAGAAAATTTCACAGAAAAGCAATAAGTATGTGGAAGATCTGAGCCAAAAATTCAATGATTTTGTTGACAGCATCAATAAAAAAATTGAAACCGTAAGTGACGAAGTTAGCCGCATGGCCCACAACGGGAAAGCAAAAGTGGAAGAAGTCGAAAAGGAATTGACGAGTACCGCCAATAGCTTCAAAACGCGATAA
- a CDS encoding 2-hydroxyacid dehydrogenase — MKVAVFSAKPYELEYLDKFNQDHKHQLVYFDASLNIDTTNLALGFTAVCVFVNDKIDRPTIEKLAKNGVKLIDLRSAGFNNVDLEAAAEQQIKVLRVPAYSPQAVAEHAVALIMTLNRKTHKAYNRVREGNFSLENLTGFNLYKKTVGVIGTGQIGAAFCRIMLGFGCKVIAHDLIRSETLIGLGVEYQSMDALLSQSDIISLHCPLNPATHYLLNDLTFSKMKKGVMLINTSRGALINTTDAIEALKSGKLGYLGIDVYEQEENLFFKDLSESLVQDDVIERLMAFHNVLITPHQGFFTQEALDEIATVTLKNFTDFEEGLALENEVKLGK; from the coding sequence ATGAAAGTTGCTGTATTTAGTGCAAAACCCTATGAACTGGAATACCTCGACAAGTTCAACCAGGACCACAAACACCAACTGGTCTATTTTGATGCTTCCCTGAATATAGATACCACCAATCTGGCCTTGGGATTCACGGCCGTATGTGTATTTGTAAACGACAAAATCGACCGCCCCACCATTGAAAAACTGGCAAAAAATGGGGTAAAACTCATCGATTTGCGCAGTGCAGGTTTTAACAACGTGGACCTTGAAGCGGCGGCTGAACAACAAATCAAAGTCCTGCGGGTGCCTGCCTACTCACCCCAAGCCGTAGCCGAGCACGCGGTTGCCCTCATCATGACCCTGAACCGAAAAACCCATAAAGCCTACAATCGAGTCAGGGAAGGCAATTTTTCCCTGGAAAACCTGACCGGGTTCAACCTGTATAAAAAAACCGTGGGTGTCATCGGCACGGGACAAATTGGTGCCGCCTTTTGCAGGATCATGTTGGGTTTTGGCTGTAAAGTCATTGCCCATGATCTCATCCGGTCCGAAACATTAATCGGACTGGGGGTTGAATACCAGTCAATGGATGCACTGTTGAGCCAATCAGACATCATTTCCCTGCATTGTCCGCTCAATCCCGCTACCCATTATTTGCTGAATGACCTCACTTTTTCCAAAATGAAAAAAGGGGTCATGCTCATCAATACGAGTAGGGGAGCGCTCATCAATACGACCGATGCCATTGAGGCATTAAAGTCCGGAAAATTAGGCTACCTTGGGATCGACGTTTACGAACAGGAAGAAAATTTATTTTTCAAAGACCTCTCCGAAAGCCTCGTACAAGATGATGTAATCGAAAGATTAATGGCCTTTCACAATGTACTGATTACCCCCCATCAAGGATTTTTTACCCAGGAAGCACTAGACGAAATCGCTACGGTCACGTTGAAAAACTTTACCGATTTTGAAGAAGGACTTGCCCTGGAAAATGAAGTAAAATTGGGAAAATGA
- a CDS encoding ice-binding family protein, with amino-acid sequence MKTFLPKYLIILLLALIPRLNYGQAPNLGSAASFAVFTAAGEFSNGGATQITGDVGTNVGAFTGFLPGIVVGSIHVVNTASAEAATDVATAYGELSSLDCGAMIGTTLGNGQVLTPNIYCLGAASTLDGELILDAQGDAGAIFIFKIDGALSTTTLSKITLINGASLCNVYFQVNGAVSLGGNSNSSGTVIAAGAISLAQGASLTGQALSTQGAISLNNNTITGSGPSESTIAGSSAITFCAGGSVVLSGNVGGTWSNGSSAESITVTTSGDYFVTNTAPCGSVTSNHIMVTVIPLPSCLITGDIAICAGQSTELCVAAGAASYLWSTGGTTNCITVSAAGTYSVTVTDGNGCQNTCNTTVVVNPLPSCLITGDVTICAGQSTQLCAAAGFASYLWSNGGTTNCISASVAGTYSVTVTDGNGCQGICSTTVVVNPLPSCLITGNLAICAGQSTQLCVAAGLASYLWSTGGTTNCISTSVAGTYSVTVTDGAGCQNICSATVVVNPLPSCLITGNVTICAGLSTQLCVAAGFASYLWSTGGTTNCISASVAGTYSVTVTNGAGCQSICSTTVVVNPLPSCLITGNVTICAGQSTQLCVAAGFASYLWSNGGTTNCISASVAGTYSVTVTDGTGCQSICSTTVVVNPLPSCLITGDIAICAGQSTQLCVAAGFASYLWSNGGTTNCISASVAGTYSVTVTDGAGCQSICSTTLVVSPLPTCLITGNVTICAGQSTQLCVAAGFASYLWSTGEMTNCISASVAGTYSVTVTDGTGCQSICSATVVVNPLPTCLITGNVSICSGLSTELCVAAGFASYLWSNGGTTNCITASVAGTYSVTVTDGAGCQSICSTTVVVNPLPSCLIIGQDAICAGLSTELCVLAGATSYLWSTGATTNCITVNAAGTYSVTVTGVGGCTSVCSKTITISQQPTCLISGNDAICVGSSTQLCVPAGALSYLWSTGATTNCITVNAVGTYSVTVTNTGGCISICSKIITISPPIICLITGDVSICTGQSTELCVAAGFASYLWSNGGTTNCITASAAGTYSVTVTDGAGCQSVCSTTVVVNPLPSCLITGDVTICVGLSTELCVAPGFASYLWSNGGTTNCITASVAGTYSVTVTDGAGCQSVCSTTLVVNPLPSCLITGEDAICAGQSTELCVPAGAMGYLWSTGATTNCITVNAAGTYSVTVTNAAGCTSVCSKIITINQQTTCLITGNDAICAGQSTELCVSAGAMGYLWSTGATTNCITVNAAGTYSVTVTNAAGCTSVCSKTITISQQGTCLITGNVGLCVGLSTDLCVPAGYASYLWSTGGTTNCITASVAGTYSVTVTDGSGCQSICSTIVVVNPLPSCLITGVDAICAGQSTELCVEAGAMSYLWSTGATTNCITVNAAGIYSVTVTNAAGCTSVCSKIIAISQQTTCLITGNDAICAGQSTQLCVPAGAISYLWSTGATTNCITVNAAGTYSVTVTDADGCISICSETVTISQQSTCLITGNDAICAGQSTQLCVPAGAMSYLWSTGATTNCITVNAAGTYSVTVTDAAGCTSVCSETVTISQQTTCLITGNDAICAGQSTQLCVPAGAMSYLWSTGATTNCITVNAAGTYSVTVTDAAGCSSVCSETVTISQQGSCLITGNNTTCLNQSTLLCAPAGALSYLWSTGATTNCIIVNAPGTYGVTVTDVGGCTSVCSKTISLNQQNTCLITGEDAICIGQSTQLCVPAGEASYLWSTGATTNCITVNATGTYRVTVTDEFGCTSVCSKTIRTSQESTCLISGYDQVCVGQSTELCVPTGALSYLWSTGATTNCITVNAAGTYSVTVTFEGGCISTCSKTIKLSAAVSCLISGNSFICEGRLAQLCAPALADAYLWSNGATTRCIHVSTPGTYSVTVTYVGGCVSTCSKTITLSEETACEITGNTVICEGQTTRLCAVGGAVDYWWSTGEQTQCINVTAPGTYSLTLTTSGGCVTYCSKTVTLSPATCDIITGNDAMCIGQSTELCVPTGALSYRWNTGATTNCITVNTAGTYSVTVTYAPGCTSICSKTVTIGRVDTCLITGNTNICPGQTTRLCVPLAGATDYWWITGAQTQCIDVTTAGTYSVTVTEANGCKSECSVIVTEGEADTCLITGNTTICPGQTTRLCVPLSGATDYWWITGAQTQCIDVTTAGLYSVTVTEANGCKSECSVVVTMGETDTCLITETVICPGQSTRLCVPLAGASDYWWITGAQTQCIDVTTAGLYSVTVTDANGCKSECSVIVTMGETDTCLITGNTNICPGQSTRLCVPLAGAIDYWWITGAQTQCIDVTTAGTYSVTVTDANGCKSECSVVVTEGEADTCLITGNTNICPGQTTRLCVPLSGATDYWWITGAQTQCIDVTTAGTYSVTVTEANGCKSECSVVVTMSEGATCLITGSDIIRPGQSTQLCVSSGALSYLWSTGATTNCITANAAGTYSVTVTYAGGCTSVCSKTIAMVSEVNCIITGNSSICPGRLAQLCAPALAEAYLWSTGDTTRCIHVSSAGTYAVTVTYVGGIVRTCSKTIGVNEDTTCEITGDTVLCPGKTTRLCAPEGAIDYWWSTGEQTRCINVTSPGTYALTLTTSGGCMSFCSKTVTRCPDTVNYTGRSIAKKVIQSDGNVEVRIYPNPLYAKTMIEFQNTLSDSHVLIEIFSSTGSKVATLYNGNVEKNVLYNTELNAESLAGGVYYCRIVHGRQTITRKLILLKN; translated from the coding sequence TTGAAAACTTTCCTACCCAAGTACTTAATCATCCTTCTCCTAGCGCTAATTCCGCGCTTAAATTACGGGCAAGCACCCAATTTAGGTTCTGCGGCCAGTTTTGCAGTTTTTACGGCTGCAGGAGAATTTAGCAATGGCGGAGCAACACAAATTACGGGAGATGTTGGCACCAATGTGGGTGCATTTACGGGCTTTCTTCCGGGAATTGTAGTAGGGTCTATCCATGTGGTTAATACGGCTTCAGCAGAAGCCGCAACAGATGTGGCTACTGCGTATGGGGAATTGAGTAGTCTAGACTGTGGAGCAATGATTGGCACCACCTTAGGCAATGGACAAGTCCTAACCCCGAACATTTATTGCCTCGGAGCTGCTTCTACCCTAGATGGAGAATTAATTTTAGATGCCCAGGGTGATGCGGGCGCTATCTTTATTTTTAAGATAGATGGAGCACTCTCTACTACTACACTATCGAAAATTACGCTCATCAATGGAGCTTCTTTGTGCAATGTATACTTTCAAGTAAATGGAGCAGTCAGTTTAGGGGGAAATTCTAATTCTAGTGGCACTGTTATTGCTGCCGGTGCCATTAGTTTAGCCCAGGGCGCGTCCCTAACTGGTCAGGCCCTGTCAACCCAAGGAGCAATTTCACTAAACAACAACACAATTACTGGATCGGGCCCAAGTGAATCAACCATTGCGGGCAGTAGCGCCATTACATTTTGCGCAGGTGGGAGTGTGGTACTTTCCGGAAACGTCGGCGGTACCTGGAGCAATGGTTCATCTGCAGAATCGATCACCGTTACCACGAGTGGTGATTATTTTGTAACCAATACTGCGCCATGTGGTTCTGTAACTTCAAATCATATTATGGTAACGGTTATCCCGTTGCCGAGTTGCCTCATCACGGGTGATATTGCGATCTGCGCAGGGCAAAGCACGGAGCTTTGTGTAGCCGCGGGAGCTGCCAGCTACTTATGGAGTACTGGTGGAACGACAAATTGTATCACTGTAAGTGCTGCGGGTACCTATTCTGTTACGGTAACGGACGGGAATGGATGTCAAAATACATGTAACACTACAGTGGTTGTCAACCCTCTGCCAAGTTGCCTGATCACGGGCGATGTTACGATCTGTGCAGGCCAAAGCACCCAGCTTTGTGCAGCCGCAGGATTTGCCAGCTATTTATGGAGTAATGGTGGAACGACGAATTGTATCAGCGCAAGTGTTGCGGGTACCTATTCCGTTACGGTAACGGATGGGAATGGATGTCAGGGAATTTGTAGCACTACAGTAGTTGTCAACCCCTTGCCGAGTTGCCTGATCACGGGCAATCTAGCGATCTGCGCAGGCCAAAGCACCCAGCTTTGTGTAGCCGCAGGATTGGCTAGTTATTTATGGAGTACCGGTGGAACGACCAATTGTATCAGCACAAGTGTTGCGGGTACTTATTCCGTTACGGTAACGGATGGGGCTGGATGTCAGAATATTTGTAGCGCGACCGTGGTTGTCAACCCCTTGCCAAGTTGCCTGATCACGGGCAATGTAACGATCTGCGCAGGCCTCAGCACCCAGCTTTGTGTAGCCGCTGGATTTGCGAGTTATTTATGGAGTACTGGCGGAACGACCAATTGCATCAGCGCAAGTGTTGCCGGCACCTATTCTGTTACGGTAACGAATGGGGCTGGCTGTCAGAGTATTTGTAGCACGACAGTGGTTGTCAACCCCTTGCCAAGTTGCCTGATCACGGGTAATGTCACGATCTGCGCAGGCCAAAGCACGCAGCTTTGTGTAGCCGCAGGATTTGCGAGTTATTTATGGAGCAATGGTGGAACAACCAATTGCATCAGCGCAAGTGTTGCTGGCACCTATTCTGTTACGGTAACGGATGGGACTGGCTGCCAGAGTATTTGTAGCACGACAGTGGTTGTCAACCCCTTGCCAAGTTGCCTGATCACGGGCGATATAGCGATCTGCGCAGGCCAAAGCACGCAGCTTTGTGTAGCCGCAGGATTTGCGAGTTATTTATGGAGCAATGGTGGAACGACCAATTGCATCAGCGCCAGTGTGGCTGGCACCTATTCCGTTACAGTAACGGATGGAGCTGGCTGTCAGAGTATTTGTAGCACGACACTGGTTGTCAGCCCCTTGCCAACTTGCCTGATCACGGGCAATGTAACGATCTGCGCAGGCCAAAGCACGCAGCTTTGTGTAGCCGCAGGATTTGCGAGTTATTTATGGAGTACTGGCGAAATGACCAATTGCATCAGCGCAAGTGTTGCTGGCACCTATTCTGTTACGGTAACGGATGGGACTGGCTGTCAGAGTATTTGTAGCGCGACTGTTGTTGTCAACCCCTTGCCAACTTGCCTGATCACGGGCAATGTTTCGATCTGCTCGGGCCTCAGCACGGAGCTTTGTGTAGCCGCAGGATTTGCCAGTTATTTATGGAGCAATGGCGGAACGACCAATTGTATCACTGCAAGTGTTGCTGGCACCTATTCCGTTACGGTAACGGATGGAGCTGGCTGTCAGAGTATTTGTAGCACTACAGTAGTTGTCAACCCTCTGCCAAGTTGCCTCATCATCGGCCAAGACGCGATTTGCGCAGGCCTCAGCACCGAGCTTTGTGTACTAGCGGGTGCGACCAGTTACCTCTGGAGCACAGGAGCAACCACCAATTGCATCACCGTAAATGCTGCGGGCACCTATAGCGTGACCGTGACCGGTGTAGGCGGCTGCACGAGTGTTTGTAGCAAAACCATCACCATAAGCCAACAGCCGACATGCCTGATTTCGGGCAATGACGCCATTTGTGTCGGCTCAAGCACACAGCTTTGTGTGCCAGCGGGCGCTTTGAGTTATCTATGGAGCACGGGAGCGACCACGAATTGCATCACGGTAAATGCCGTGGGTACCTATAGCGTGACCGTCACCAATACGGGTGGCTGCATCAGTATTTGTAGCAAAATAATTACCATCAGCCCTCCGATCATTTGTCTGATCACGGGCGATGTTTCGATCTGCACAGGGCAAAGCACGGAGCTTTGTGTAGCCGCGGGATTTGCCAGTTATTTATGGAGTAATGGTGGAACGACCAATTGCATCACCGCCAGTGCTGCGGGCACCTATTCCGTTACGGTAACGGATGGGGCTGGCTGTCAGAGTGTTTGTAGCACCACAGTGGTTGTCAACCCTTTGCCAAGCTGCCTCATTACGGGCGATGTAACGATCTGTGTTGGCCTCAGCACGGAGCTTTGTGTCGCTCCAGGGTTTGCGAGTTATTTATGGAGTAATGGTGGAACGACCAATTGCATCACCGCAAGTGTTGCTGGCACCTATTCCGTTACAGTAACGGATGGAGCTGGCTGTCAGAGTGTTTGTAGCACCACGTTGGTTGTCAATCCTTTACCAAGTTGCCTCATCACCGGTGAAGATGCGATTTGCGCCGGCCAAAGCACGGAGCTTTGTGTTCCAGCGGGGGCAATGGGTTATCTGTGGAGCACAGGAGCGACTACGAATTGCATCACCGTCAACGCCGCGGGCACCTATAGCGTGACCGTGACCAATGCAGCTGGTTGCACCAGTGTTTGTAGCAAAATAATTACCATTAATCAACAGACGACTTGCCTGATTACGGGCAATGACGCTATTTGTGCCGGACAAAGCACCGAGCTTTGTGTCTCAGCGGGGGCAATGGGTTATCTATGGAGCACAGGAGCGACCACGAATTGCATCACCGTCAACGCTGCGGGAACGTATAGTGTGACGGTGACCAATGCGGCTGGTTGCACCAGTGTATGTAGCAAAACCATCACCATCAGCCAACAGGGCACTTGTCTGATCACCGGCAATGTTGGGCTCTGTGTTGGCTTAAGCACTGATCTTTGTGTACCCGCTGGATATGCTAGCTATTTGTGGAGTACAGGTGGAACGACCAATTGTATCACCGCAAGTGTTGCTGGCACCTATTCCGTTACGGTAACGGATGGGTCTGGATGTCAAAGTATTTGTAGCACTATAGTAGTTGTCAACCCTCTGCCAAGTTGCCTCATCACCGGTGTAGACGCGATTTGCGCCGGCCAAAGTACCGAGCTTTGTGTTGAAGCGGGCGCGATGAGTTATCTGTGGAGCACAGGAGCGACCACGAATTGCATCACCGTCAACGCTGCGGGCATCTATAGTGTGACGGTGACGAATGCGGCTGGCTGCACCAGTGTTTGTAGCAAAATAATTGCCATCAGCCAGCAGACGACCTGCCTGATCACGGGCAATGACGCCATCTGTGCCGGACAAAGCACGCAGCTTTGTGTTCCAGCAGGTGCGATTAGTTATCTGTGGAGTACCGGAGCGACCACGAATTGCATCACCGTCAACGCTGCGGGCACCTATAGTGTGACCGTCACCGATGCTGATGGTTGCATCAGCATTTGTAGCGAAACCGTCACCATCAGCCAGCAGAGCACTTGCCTGATCACGGGCAATGACGCAATTTGCGCCGGACAAAGCACCCAGCTTTGTGTTCCAGCAGGCGCAATGAGTTATCTGTGGAGCACAGGAGCGACCACGAATTGCATCACCGTCAACGCCGCAGGCACTTACAGTGTGACCGTCACCGATGCGGCTGGTTGTACCAGTGTTTGTAGCGAAACCGTCACCATCAGCCAGCAGACGACTTGCCTGATCACGGGCAATGACGCAATTTGCGCCGGACAAAGCACCCAGCTTTGTGTTCCAGCAGGCGCAATGAGTTACCTGTGGAGCACGGGAGCGACCACGAATTGCATCACCGTCAACGCCGCAGGCACTTACAGTGTGACCGTCACCGATGCGGCTGGTTGTAGCAGTGTTTGTAGCGAAACCGTCACCATCAGCCAGCAGGGCTCTTGCTTGATCACGGGCAACAACACGACTTGTCTAAACCAAAGTACCTTGCTTTGTGCGCCAGCCGGTGCCCTGAGCTACCTCTGGAGTACAGGAGCGACCACGAATTGTATCATCGTCAATGCTCCAGGTACCTATGGTGTGACGGTGACCGATGTGGGCGGCTGTACCAGTGTTTGTAGCAAAACCATCAGCCTAAACCAGCAAAACACTTGTTTGATCACTGGTGAAGACGCGATCTGCATTGGCCAAAGCACCCAGCTTTGTGTGCCAGCGGGCGAAGCAAGTTATCTCTGGAGTACGGGAGCGACCACGAATTGTATTACCGTCAATGCCACAGGCACCTATAGGGTGACCGTAACCGATGAATTTGGTTGCACCAGCGTTTGCAGCAAAACCATTCGGACAAGCCAGGAAAGCACTTGCCTCATCTCGGGCTATGACCAGGTCTGCGTTGGACAAAGCACCGAGCTTTGTGTGCCAACAGGTGCGCTGAGTTATCTCTGGAGTACGGGAGCAACTACGAATTGCATCACCGTAAATGCTGCGGGAACGTATAGCGTGACCGTTACCTTTGAGGGCGGCTGTATCAGTACATGCAGTAAAACAATTAAGCTTAGTGCAGCTGTTAGCTGCCTGATTTCGGGCAATTCATTCATTTGTGAGGGGCGTTTGGCTCAGCTTTGTGCACCTGCTCTTGCTGATGCCTATTTATGGAGTAATGGCGCCACAACCAGATGTATCCATGTAAGTACACCTGGTACGTATTCAGTTACCGTGACTTATGTTGGGGGCTGTGTAAGTACTTGTAGCAAAACCATTACTTTAAGCGAAGAAACCGCTTGTGAAATCACGGGCAATACGGTCATTTGTGAAGGACAAACGACCCGACTCTGTGCAGTTGGAGGAGCAGTGGACTATTGGTGGAGCACAGGAGAGCAAACCCAATGTATCAACGTAACTGCTCCCGGTACCTATTCGCTTACCCTTACCACTTCGGGCGGCTGTGTGACTTATTGTAGTAAAACCGTTACGCTTAGTCCGGCAACTTGTGACATCATCACCGGCAATGACGCCATGTGCATTGGACAAAGTACCGAGCTTTGTGTGCCAACCGGTGCGTTGAGTTACCGCTGGAATACGGGAGCGACGACGAATTGCATCACGGTAAATACTGCGGGCACCTATTCCGTAACCGTTACCTATGCACCTGGCTGTACCAGCATTTGTAGCAAAACGGTGACCATAGGCCGAGTAGATACCTGCCTGATCACCGGCAATACCAACATTTGCCCAGGTCAAACCACCCGACTTTGTGTACCCCTGGCGGGCGCGACTGACTATTGGTGGATCACCGGAGCACAAACCCAGTGTATCGACGTCACCACGGCGGGCACCTATTCGGTGACCGTAACCGAGGCCAATGGCTGTAAGAGTGAATGCAGTGTGATCGTGACAGAGGGTGAAGCAGATACCTGCCTGATCACTGGCAATACCACCATCTGCCCAGGCCAAACCACCCGGCTTTGTGTACCCCTTTCGGGTGCGACTGACTATTGGTGGATCACCGGGGCACAAACCCAGTGCATTGACGTCACCACGGCGGGCCTCTATTCGGTGACCGTGACTGAGGCCAATGGCTGTAAGAGTGAATGCAGCGTGGTCGTGACGATGGGTGAAACAGATACCTGCCTGATCACTGAAACCGTCATCTGTCCAGGCCAAAGCACCCGGCTTTGTGTACCACTGGCAGGCGCTAGTGACTATTGGTGGATCACCGGCGCACAAACCCAGTGCATTGACGTCACCACGGCGGGCCTCTATTCGGTAACCGTGACCGATGCCAATGGCTGTAAGAGTGAATGCAGCGTGATCGTAACGATGGGTGAAACAGATACCTGCCTGATCACCGGCAATACCAACATCTGCCCAGGCCAAAGCACCCGGCTTTGTGTACCGCTAGCGGGCGCGATTGACTATTGGTGGATCACGGGCGCACAAACCCAGTGCATCGACGTCACCACGGCGGGCACTTATTCGGTGACCGTTACCGACGCCAATGGCTGCAAGAGTGAATGCAGCGTGGTTGTGACAGAGGGTGAAGCAGATACTTGCCTGATTACCGGAAATACCAACATTTGTCCAGGCCAAACCACCCGGCTTTGTGTACCGCTTTCGGGTGCGACTGACTATTGGTGGATCACCGGCGCACAAACCCAGTGCATCGACGTCACCACGGCGGGTACCTATTCGGTGACCGTGACCGAGGCCAATGGCTGCAAGAGTGAATGCAGCGTGGTCGTAACGATGAGTGAAGGAGCTACTTGTCTCATCACCGGCAGTGACATCATTCGCCCAGGTCAAAGCACTCAACTTTGTGTATCAAGCGGGGCTTTATCTTATCTCTGGAGTACAGGCGCTACTACGAATTGTATCACCGCAAATGCGGCAGGAACGTACAGCGTGACCGTTACCTATGCAGGTGGCTGCACCAGCGTTTGTAGCAAGACGATTGCGATGGTTTCCGAGGTTAACTGCATCATTACGGGCAATTCATCCATTTGTCCAGGGCGATTGGCTCAGCTTTGTGCACCTGCTCTTGCTGAAGCTTATTTGTGGAGCACTGGCGACACGACCAGATGTATCCATGTAAGTTCAGCTGGTACGTATGCGGTGACCGTCACTTATGTTGGAGGTATTGTTCGCACTTGTTCCAAAACAATTGGTGTAAACGAAGATACCACTTGTGAGATCACCGGTGATACCGTCCTTTGCCCGGGCAAAACTACCCGACTATGTGCTCCTGAGGGCGCGATTGACTATTGGTGGAGCACCGGAGAACAAACCCGTTGTATTAACGTGACTTCTCCTGGTACCTATGCACTTACCCTGACTACTTCGGGGGGCTGTATGAGCTTCTGTAGTAAAACGGTTACCCGTTGTCCCGATACAGTAAATTATACCGGAAGATCCATTGCGAAGAAAGTTATTCAAAGTGATGGCAACGTTGAGGTAAGAATTTACCCTAACCCACTTTATGCCAAAACGATGATTGAATTTCAAAACACGCTGTCAGATTCCCATGTCCTGATTGAGATTTTCAGCTCGACAGGGAGTAAAGTCGCCACTTTGTACAATGGAAATGTTGAGAAAAATGTACTGTACAATACCGAATTGAATGCAGAAAGCCTGGCCGGTGGAGTTTACTATTGCCGAATTGTACATGGCCGCCAGACGATCACCAGAAAACTCATACTACTCAAAAACTAG